The DNA segment AAACATCGGATACAACGTTTGAAGAAACCAAGCATTTCGTGGAGGAAGTTGTCGATAAACGCGGTATCATGGTGTATGAATCACCAGGATTCGTTACTTCTCGCATCATTTGCGTCATGATTAACGAAGCGCTGCACGTGCTTGGTGAGGGCGTTGCAACTGCCGAAGATATCGACAATGCCATGCGCGTTGGGTATCAGTTCCAGTACGGGCCGCTTGAAATGGCTGACCGTTTTGGTCTGGACTCCGTATTGGCTGCACTCGAGCGCATGTTCCGTGAATTCGGCGATCTAAAATACCGTCCTTCCTTTGTATTGAAAAAAATGGTCCGCGCTGGAAGCTTAGGTGTGAAGACGGGCGAAGGATTTTTCAAATACGACAAGGATGGTGACCGGTTATGAAAGTTCTTGTAATTAACGCGGGAAGCTCTTCCCTGAAATATCAACTGTATGACATGACGGATGAATCTGTATTAGCTAAAGGTCTAGTCGAACGGATCGGTATGGATTCTTCGATTCTCACTCATAAGCCGACAGGCAAAGAGGAAGTGACCGAGGTTAGTGATATTCTGGAGCACACGACAGCGATTCGTAAGGTACTCGAAAAGCTTACTCACAAAGAGCATGGCGTGCTCCAAGCGATTGATGAAATCGAGGCAGTGGGCCACCGGGTAGTACATGGCGGCGAAGCATTTAAAGGTTCGGCTCTAATTACCGGGGAAGTAAAATCCGAAATTCGCCGTTTATTCGATTTGGCTCCACTACACAATCCAGCATGCATGATGGGGATTCAGGCTGCCGAGGCAAACCTGCCGAACGTCCCGCAAACCGTTGTGTTTGATACGGCATTCCACCAGACGATGCCAGAAAAAGCTTATTTATATGCGATTCCTAAGGTACTGTATAAGAAGCATAGGGTTCGTCGTTATGGATTCCATGGAACTTCGCATGAGTATGTAAGCCACACTGCGGCTGAATTTTTGGGGCAGAAGATTGAGGACTTGAAAATCATCACCTGCCACATTGGAAATGGAGCTAGCTTGACGGCTGTTAAGGATGGCGTCTCTGTTGATACTTCTATGGGCATGACTCCGCTGGAAGGATTGATTATGGGGACGAGAAGCGGAGATTTGGATCCGGCTGTAGTGCCTTTTGTAATGAACAAAGAAGAGCTTACAATTAACGAAGTGAATTCTATGCTGAACAAGCACAGCGGCTTGCTGGCGATATCTGGATCGAGTAGCGATATGCGAGATATTACCGATGGGATGGAAGCCGATGAACCAAATGCTACGCTCGCTTTTGAAATGTATGAATACCGTTTGCGCAAATACATCGGTTCTTATGCGGCAGCGATGAACGGCGTAGACGTGATTGTATTTACAGCAGGAGTAGGCGAGAATTCAGCAATAGTACGCGAGAAGGTATGCGAGAACTTAACTTATCTCGGCGTTGAAATTGACCTTGAGCTGAACAAAATTCGTTCCGGAGATCCGCGTCGCATTTCTACGCCGAACTCTAAGGTAGAGGTTCTTGTTATCCCTACGAATGAGGAACTGGTCATTGCTCGGGATACGCATCGTATCGTTAAAGAAGGGCAATAAAACGAAAGAAATCAGTACAGAGATAGAGGAGATGTTCATGCATGACGAATAAAACGGTGATTCGTCAGGTTAACGAGCATGTCGGTGAGAAGGTCGTCATCGGCAGCTGGCTAAACAACAAACGCTCAAGCGGTAAAATTCAGTTTTTGCAACTTCGTGACGGAACGGGCTACATCCAAGCTGTTGTCGTTAAGAGCGAAGTATCCGAAGATACCTGGAATGCAGCCAAGAGCTTGACGCAAGAGTCTTCGCTTTATGTAACGGGTGTCATTCGGGAGGAGCCACGCAGCCAATCCGGCTACGAAATGACGGTTACGGAGCTTGACATTATTCAATTGACGGAAAATTATCCGATTACACCGAAAGAGCATGGCGTCGATTTCCTGATGGATCATCGTCATTTGTGGCTTCGTTCCCAGAAGCAGCGGGCGATCATGGTCATTCGTGCGGAAATCATCAGAGCGATTCAAGAGTTTTTCGATCAGCACCACTTTACACTTGTTGACCCGCCGATCCTGACCCCAACGTCAGCGGAGGGAACAACGAACCTGTTCCATACGAAATACTTTGATGAGGATGCTTATTTGACGCAAAGCGGTCAGCTTTATATGGAAGCTGCGGCAATGGCCCTAGGCAAGGTTTATTCCTTCGGGCCGACGTTCCGCGCGGAGAAATCCAAGACCCGCCGTCACTTGATCGAATTTTGGATGATTGAACCGGAAATGGCTTTTACCGATCATGAGGAGAGCCTTGTCGTTCAGGAACAGTTCGTTACACATGTCGTCCAATCCGTATTGAAAAATTGTCGATCCGAGCTAGAAGCTATCGGCCGTGATATTACCAAGCTGGAAAACATCCAGGCACCGTTCCCGCGGATTACTTATGATGAAGCTATCGATTTCCTGCATACGAAGGGCTTCGATATTCCTTGGGGAGAAGATTTTGGTGCGCCACATGAAACGGCGATTGCCGAGCAGTATGACAAGCCGGTATTTATCACGCATTATCCGGCTGGCATCAAGGCATTCTATATGAAGCCTGACCCAAATCGGCCAGAGGTCGTGCTTTGCGCGGATATGATCGCTCCAGAAGGCTATGGAGAGATTATAGGCGGATCGCAACGGATTGATGATCCGGAGCTGATGGAAGCCCGTTTTAAAGAGCACGAGCTGTCACCGGAAACGTATCAATGGTATTTAGATTTGCGCAAGTATGGTTCAGTACCGCATTCCGGCTTTGGACTTGGACTGGAGCGGACCGTCGCATGGATTTGCGGACTTGAACATGTTCGCGAGACGATTCCGTTCCCACGGATGTTGTACCGTCTGTATCCGTAAAAGAAAGTAGCCCGGAAATCATCTTTTTCGTTATACAATACAAGTACGGGGTTGCTAGGGATAGGAAAGGTGAGGACGTATGGCATTGACCGAAGGCTGGAAGGTATGGGCCAAAGGAGTCGCTTACGGCATGGAAACCGGTGTTATTTCTGTGCCAGCGGCTCTGATGATCCATTACCGGAAACTCGGTTTAAGTGATACCGAGGTCATGCTACTGCTGCAACTGATTGTCTATAAGCAGACGGAGCAAAATGATTTTCCATCGATAGACCAGTTGGAGGAACGAATGGGAGGAGCGCCTGGTGAGGTCTCCTCCGTCATCCAACGCCTGATGAAGGATCACTTCATCAGCATCGATGTAGAGCTTGATGAACAAACCGGCATCCAATTCGAAAGCTACAACCTGACAGGGATGTATGAACGTTTGGCTCATTGCATTACTGAAGAACGATCAGCGATGCGGCAGCGGACAAGTCAGCGGGAAC comes from the Paenibacillus lentus genome and includes:
- the asnS gene encoding asparagine--tRNA ligase, with protein sequence MTNKTVIRQVNEHVGEKVVIGSWLNNKRSSGKIQFLQLRDGTGYIQAVVVKSEVSEDTWNAAKSLTQESSLYVTGVIREEPRSQSGYEMTVTELDIIQLTENYPITPKEHGVDFLMDHRHLWLRSQKQRAIMVIRAEIIRAIQEFFDQHHFTLVDPPILTPTSAEGTTNLFHTKYFDEDAYLTQSGQLYMEAAAMALGKVYSFGPTFRAEKSKTRRHLIEFWMIEPEMAFTDHEESLVVQEQFVTHVVQSVLKNCRSELEAIGRDITKLENIQAPFPRITYDEAIDFLHTKGFDIPWGEDFGAPHETAIAEQYDKPVFITHYPAGIKAFYMKPDPNRPEVVLCADMIAPEGYGEIIGGSQRIDDPELMEARFKEHELSPETYQWYLDLRKYGSVPHSGFGLGLERTVAWICGLEHVRETIPFPRMLYRLYP
- a CDS encoding acetate/propionate family kinase; this translates as MKVLVINAGSSSLKYQLYDMTDESVLAKGLVERIGMDSSILTHKPTGKEEVTEVSDILEHTTAIRKVLEKLTHKEHGVLQAIDEIEAVGHRVVHGGEAFKGSALITGEVKSEIRRLFDLAPLHNPACMMGIQAAEANLPNVPQTVVFDTAFHQTMPEKAYLYAIPKVLYKKHRVRRYGFHGTSHEYVSHTAAEFLGQKIEDLKIITCHIGNGASLTAVKDGVSVDTSMGMTPLEGLIMGTRSGDLDPAVVPFVMNKEELTINEVNSMLNKHSGLLAISGSSSDMRDITDGMEADEPNATLAFEMYEYRLRKYIGSYAAAMNGVDVIVFTAGVGENSAIVREKVCENLTYLGVEIDLELNKIRSGDPRRISTPNSKVEVLVIPTNEELVIARDTHRIVKEGQ
- a CDS encoding DnaD domain-containing protein; the protein is MALTEGWKVWAKGVAYGMETGVISVPAALMIHYRKLGLSDTEVMLLLQLIVYKQTEQNDFPSIDQLEERMGGAPGEVSSVIQRLMKDHFISIDVELDEQTGIQFESYNLTGMYERLAHCITEERSAMRQRTSQREREIAAVQQEVNERNLFVIFEKEFARPLSPMECETISGWVDQDGYPEDLILLALKEAVFAGKVHFRYIDRILLEWSRNRVQTVEDAKAYAQKFRSMGR